A genome region from Streptomyces sp. NBC_01296 includes the following:
- the efeO gene encoding iron uptake system protein EfeO, protein MRPARLTVLTAVAAVAALTAVTGCAEKSGAGDGAVKVAASDSACEVSKTEFPAGKVTLEVENKGSKVTEVYVLFPDDRIVAERENIGPGTKASITAEIKAGDYEIACKPGMKGDGIRQKIKATGNGAAEKRSPELDAAVAEYRKYVQEQADQTLPKAQAFADAVKAGDVEGAKKAYAASRLGWERTEPVAESFGDIDPKVDVREDGLEAGQDPAKDWTGWHRLEKALWADNKIDDGEKKLADQLITDLTDWQKKVGQAEITPTSMANGAKELLDEVASGKVTGEEERYSRTDLVDFKANVEGAQKAYELLKPVAAKNDPALSAELDKQFAAMNTLLDKYRADKNTYDFTSYETVGQDQRKELSDAVSALGEPLSKLAAAVAK, encoded by the coding sequence ATGCGTCCCGCCCGCCTCACCGTCCTCACCGCGGTCGCCGCCGTGGCCGCGCTCACCGCAGTCACCGGCTGCGCCGAGAAGAGCGGCGCCGGCGACGGGGCCGTCAAGGTCGCGGCCTCCGACAGCGCCTGCGAGGTCTCCAAGACGGAGTTCCCCGCAGGAAAGGTCACGCTCGAGGTCGAGAACAAGGGCTCCAAGGTCACCGAGGTCTACGTCCTCTTCCCGGACGACCGCATCGTCGCCGAGCGCGAGAACATCGGCCCCGGCACCAAGGCCTCCATCACCGCGGAGATCAAGGCCGGCGACTACGAGATCGCCTGCAAGCCCGGCATGAAGGGCGACGGCATCCGCCAGAAGATCAAGGCCACGGGCAACGGCGCCGCCGAGAAGCGCAGCCCCGAGCTGGACGCCGCGGTCGCCGAGTACCGCAAGTACGTGCAGGAGCAGGCCGACCAGACCCTCCCCAAGGCCCAGGCCTTCGCGGACGCGGTCAAGGCCGGCGACGTCGAGGGCGCCAAGAAGGCGTACGCCGCGTCCCGCCTCGGCTGGGAGCGCACCGAGCCGGTCGCCGAGTCCTTCGGCGACATCGACCCGAAGGTCGACGTCCGCGAGGACGGCCTGGAGGCCGGCCAGGACCCGGCGAAGGACTGGACCGGCTGGCACCGCCTGGAGAAGGCCCTGTGGGCCGACAACAAGATCGACGACGGCGAGAAGAAGCTCGCCGACCAGCTGATCACCGACCTCACCGACTGGCAGAAGAAGGTCGGCCAGGCGGAGATCACCCCCACTTCGATGGCGAACGGTGCCAAGGAGCTGCTGGACGAGGTCGCCAGCGGCAAGGTCACCGGTGAGGAAGAGCGCTACAGCCGCACCGACCTCGTCGACTTCAAGGCCAACGTCGAGGGCGCCCAGAAGGCGTACGAGCTGCTCAAGCCGGTCGCCGCGAAGAACGACCCGGCCCTGTCCGCGGAGCTGGACAAGCAGTTCGCCGCGATGAACACGCTCCTCGACAAGTACCGCGCCGACAAGAACACCTACGACTTCACCTCGTACGAGACCGTCGGCCAGGACCAGCGCAAGGAGCTCTCGGACGCGGTCAGCGCCCTCGGGGAGCCGCTGTCCAAGCTTGCCGCAGCCGTCGCCAAGTAA
- a CDS encoding heme ABC transporter ATP-binding protein has product MSIPFLRRSRRSVPARPSPGAAFAEAVGLHVRLGERAVLAGIDLTARAGEVLALVGPNGAGKSTLLAALAADLPAAEGLVRIDGRPVGDWAAPDLALRRSVLPQSAEMSFPFPVGDVVRMGRAPWAGTPLTGSDEEAVAAAMARAEVAGFAARPFSALSGGERARVALARVLAQQAPLLLLDEPTAALDLRHQELVLRICRERAAAGDAVVVVLHDLGLAAAYADRAAVLHEGRIAVDGPPAEVFGAELLGRVYRQAVEVLPHPRTGVPLVVPVRDDDRSARAAALPPYGTATSA; this is encoded by the coding sequence ATGAGCATCCCGTTCCTGCGGCGCAGCAGGCGCAGTGTCCCCGCCCGGCCGTCCCCCGGCGCCGCCTTCGCCGAGGCCGTCGGCCTCCACGTCCGGCTCGGCGAGCGCGCGGTGCTGGCCGGGATCGACCTGACCGCGCGGGCCGGCGAGGTACTGGCCCTGGTCGGCCCGAACGGCGCCGGCAAGTCGACCCTGCTGGCCGCCCTCGCGGCCGATCTGCCCGCCGCCGAGGGCCTCGTACGGATCGACGGGCGCCCGGTGGGCGACTGGGCGGCCCCGGATCTGGCCCTGCGCCGGTCCGTGCTCCCCCAGTCCGCGGAGATGTCCTTCCCCTTCCCGGTGGGGGACGTCGTACGGATGGGCCGCGCCCCCTGGGCCGGCACCCCGCTCACCGGCTCCGACGAGGAGGCGGTGGCCGCCGCCATGGCCCGGGCGGAGGTGGCCGGCTTCGCCGCCCGCCCCTTCTCCGCGCTCTCCGGCGGCGAGCGGGCCCGGGTCGCGCTGGCCCGGGTGCTGGCCCAGCAGGCCCCGCTGCTGCTGCTCGACGAGCCGACCGCCGCCCTGGACCTGCGCCACCAGGAGCTGGTGCTGCGGATCTGCCGGGAGCGGGCCGCGGCCGGGGACGCGGTGGTGGTCGTCCTGCACGACCTGGGCCTGGCCGCCGCGTACGCCGACCGGGCCGCCGTTCTGCACGAGGGGCGGATCGCGGTGGACGGACCGCCGGCCGAGGTGTTCGGGGCCGAACTGCTGGGCCGGGTCTACCGGCAGGCCGTGGAGGTCCTCCCGCATCCGCGGACCGGGGTCCCGCTCGTGGTTCCCGTACGGGACGACGACCGTTCCGCCAGGGCGGCGGCCCTTCCGCCGTACGGAACGGCCACCTCGGCTTGA
- a CDS encoding FecCD family ABC transporter permease: protein MTGRNTGAAESPGAGPRTLPQPPPGGAPAPRTPAEPDPPRAGRAPRRTGAWLIAALVLVLGGLALVSAGVGAYGIAVGDVLGSVQHRLGLGGAALDRVGESVLWNVRLPRVVLALLVGASLGCAGALMQGVFGNPLAEPGVIGISASAAVGAVAAIGLGLSFFGNWTVTACAFVAGLVTVGSVYLLSRNGGKTEVVTLILTGIAVNAFAGALIGLFVFFADSGQVNQITFWQLGSLAQATWPKVLAVLPCALAGLLIAPFHARKLDLLSLGERPARHLGVDVERLRLVLILVVALLTAAAVAVAGVITFVGLLVPHLLRMANGPGHRFLVPGSALAGAVVLLGGDLAARTIARPAELPLGVLTALIGSPFFFWLLRRTRRKQGGWA from the coding sequence GTGACGGGACGGAACACGGGCGCGGCCGAGTCGCCGGGGGCCGGCCCCCGGACCCTCCCCCAGCCCCCGCCGGGCGGAGCTCCGGCGCCCCGGACGCCGGCGGAGCCGGATCCGCCCCGGGCGGGCAGGGCGCCCCGCCGGACCGGTGCCTGGTTGATCGCGGCGTTGGTCCTCGTGCTCGGCGGGCTGGCGTTGGTGTCCGCCGGGGTCGGGGCCTACGGGATTGCGGTCGGGGACGTGCTCGGCTCCGTGCAGCACCGGCTGGGGCTCGGCGGAGCCGCGCTCGACCGGGTCGGCGAGAGCGTGCTGTGGAACGTACGGCTCCCCCGGGTGGTCCTCGCGCTGCTCGTCGGCGCAAGCCTGGGCTGCGCGGGGGCCCTGATGCAGGGGGTGTTCGGCAATCCGCTCGCCGAGCCCGGCGTCATCGGGATCTCCGCGAGCGCGGCCGTCGGCGCGGTGGCCGCCATCGGGCTCGGGCTCAGCTTCTTCGGCAACTGGACCGTGACCGCCTGCGCGTTCGTCGCCGGGCTCGTCACCGTCGGCTCCGTCTACCTCCTGTCCCGCAACGGCGGCAAGACCGAGGTCGTCACGCTCATCCTCACGGGCATCGCCGTCAACGCCTTCGCCGGCGCCCTGATCGGCCTGTTCGTCTTCTTCGCGGACAGCGGCCAGGTCAACCAGATCACCTTCTGGCAGCTCGGCTCCCTCGCCCAGGCCACCTGGCCCAAGGTGCTCGCCGTCCTGCCGTGCGCCCTCGCCGGCCTGCTGATCGCCCCCTTCCACGCCCGCAAGCTGGACCTGCTCTCGCTCGGCGAGCGGCCCGCCCGCCATCTCGGCGTGGACGTGGAGCGGCTGCGCCTCGTGCTCATCCTCGTCGTCGCGCTGCTCACCGCGGCGGCGGTCGCCGTGGCCGGCGTCATCACCTTCGTCGGGCTGCTCGTCCCGCACCTGCTGCGCATGGCGAACGGCCCCGGCCACCGCTTCCTGGTCCCGGGCAGCGCGCTGGCCGGCGCCGTGGTCCTGCTCGGCGGCGATCTGGCCGCCCGGACCATCGCCCGGCCCGCCGAACTGCCGCTCGGTGTACTGACCGCGCTGATCGGCAGCCCGTTCTTCTTCTGGCTGCTGCGCCGGACCCGACGCAAGCAGGGGGGCTGGGCATGA